TAtctcatttaaaataaaaagtttgacGTCTTTCcagaaataatattttaaaattttaaagtattcaGCTTAAATTTATTTCCAATCGAATTTCAGAGCACCCTCCTAAGAACACATTTTCGAAGATTTCACTTgcttttcaaattcaaaaaaattgacgaattaatctactaaattattatttaaatgataactatttgatttttttcagattgCTTTACTGTTCGCTATCTTCGCAGTTTTCGCTGTTTTCGCGAACGAGAGCGAAGAAGGAGCAAGAGACAAGAGAGCGATCTTCTATGGAGGCTACTCCTACCCCTACTCGTATGCCCCGGCCGCCTACGCATACGCCCCTTCGGCCTACCCCTATGGCTACTACGGTGCCCCTGCACCTTACTATGGCTACTACTAGATGCACTGATCCAACACCATCTCAAAAGCCTTCGTCACAAACCAAAATCATCCCTGTGCCAGACTTCGCGTCTAGATCATGCCCGACCATTATTGTGCTCTAGCATTTATTCTCAAGAAAATACTGTAAAAccgtaaagaaaataaaaagaataaacaTTAAGAATAAATTATTAGTTTCTCTTTTACGAACATGATACACAATTTTCCTTGAATGAGCATTCTTACTAAAGTCAGGTGTGCGAACAACATTCATTACGAACTCGTATTTATTCTTAAGTAATTTGTAAAAATGGTGACATTGAGAGATTATTATGCAAAATCTAACACGGTCATTTATCAATTCAGAGAACTAAATTTTAAAGTATAACTCGACATACTCCTCAAATATGTTTGCTTTCTTTTTCTCTAACGATAAATACTTTCCTTAATACGAAATTATCTACCGCTTTTTCAATATGAGCATCTTACTATTATCCTAAGAGTTAGGTCATAAAATATTATTTGCGTTTATTTTCATTGGGTCATTCAAGTATGATCTCTGCATTTGATCCGCTTTTTTAAGCCcctaaactttgaaatgttttgtaAGACTTTTTTCATAATAGAGACTCTCTTTCTCTTAATGATTGTGTCTAAATGCTAATATTTGTACAGACTCTATTGGGTTTATagatatttattattttcctctcaaaaataacaaaacatatttgataaaaattcaatcaattcaaataataaagaagaaaaatgactaaattttctttaaagtagTCTCTTTGTAACGCTATCGTTATAATGAGAACCTCTTTCCAGCAAGGAAATCGGTCAGTACCTTGAACTTTCTTTTAataattgcaacttttttaaataattgcatTTTCCTCCCGACTCGACAAGCTTGCAAACGGAGAGACTCTCTCTATAGCGAGCGACCTGTTAACCTTTAAACCTTTAACCTTCTAACCTTTAACCTGTAAACGGGAAAACGTGCAAGTTTCAACCAAGGAATCTGTCTTTTCAAGAGCGTAAACAATGACTACTCCCATTGTTTATGAGTTTCCAGTGGCTGacaaatcagcccgcagtttcACAAGAGGTGCGAGTAAGTGATTACCGCTTgtaaataaacaaaagaaaagtagttggatgtaatttttttccacctATTAAATGCCAATTATCCATACAGAGGAGCAAACACTTAATGATAGGTAACGAGTTGAAAAAACGCTGACCGTACGAGTTAAACTAATCGCGCCTaacacagtgcagtcggcgCTAAGCGCATacaagcgcctacaagactgctggaatacttcacgcattgcgcgtttaCCACAGTGCGCGCTTTAATCTTTGGACATTTCCGACCAGTACACACCGCGAGCCATTCATGTCGGAGCTCGTCCGTATTTTTCTAATTGGCTTTTGTTATAACGAGAGCCTCTTTGTATTGAGTGAATTATTTGGATATTGTgcaatgaaaaaattttaaaataaaaaaccacgAAAAAACTAGGTGTTCTCGTCCATGTGACAAAGGAGGTTTCGTATAATGCATGCAGTGGGACACGTTATgattctttgaaagtttaatcAAATGACAAGGAGGAGAGTCAGAGATTAGAATCAGCAAAGCCTCTATAAATACTTTAGAAAAAATTGTGACCGTAATGTTTTCTAAAAAGGCAGAGTTTCAATAAGTGAGAAAATTTAATCGTGGAAATCAGAGTTATGACTAGCAAACGAGCTCGAAGGACAGTTTGAATTTTAAGGTCGTGCCAAAGAGGCCTATGATCCTATCGGTTCGTTGCGATGTAGTATAGATAAATATAGTCTAATGAGTATTACTGCAAAAGTGGCCATTCATTAGACAAGATGATTCAATCTTACCCATAGAGCCGCATAGAGATGTAAGAGCTGTCGCTCTTTTCAAGCATTGTTCAATCTCGGAATTCCGAGACTTCTGTGCGGCACTAAATACGACTTCGATGAAGTACCTATCAATCCCTCTGAATATTTACGTAGTCAACGTaatgtgaaaattttattttatgttttaaattaTCAGATATTTTACAAAACTACTGGCTAGTCCAATATGTGTCTACCGCACTCTAAGACGCATCAAACCAAACACGATTGCAGTAAACTTTCATCTACTGACACCGACAGA
This window of the Bemisia tabaci chromosome 3, PGI_BMITA_v3 genome carries:
- the LOC109032906 gene encoding uncharacterized protein, whose protein sequence is MKFQIALLFAIFAVFAVFANESEEGARDKRAIFYGGYSYPYSYAPAAYAYAPSAYPYGYYGAPAPYYGYY